One window of Phycisphaeraceae bacterium genomic DNA carries:
- a CDS encoding glycosyltransferase family 2 protein — protein MRVLVAIPVYNEQRYVQQVLERVLRHAPDVLVIDDGSTDATPLLLSQFPVEVIRHAKNRGYGRSLMDAFRWASVDGFDWVITMDCDEQHEPASIPSFIDAIARNDSDIVSGSRYLAPTPEDDRPPPERRRINAEITEELNRRLGLSITDAFCGFKAYRIDAVRSLTLTVDGYAFPLQFWVQAVASGLRISEIPVKLIYNDLNRSFGGPLDNQQIRLAHYRTVLYKELERCADRLLPSALLGLAHPAPGASA, from the coding sequence ATGCGAGTCCTCGTCGCGATACCCGTCTACAACGAGCAGCGATATGTCCAGCAGGTGCTCGAGCGAGTGCTCCGCCACGCCCCCGACGTGCTCGTCATCGACGACGGATCGACCGACGCAACGCCCCTCCTCCTCAGCCAGTTCCCGGTCGAGGTCATCCGCCACGCCAAGAACCGCGGCTACGGCCGCAGTCTCATGGATGCGTTCCGCTGGGCCTCCGTCGATGGCTTCGACTGGGTCATCACCATGGACTGCGATGAGCAGCACGAGCCCGCCTCCATCCCGAGTTTCATCGACGCGATCGCGCGGAACGACTCGGACATCGTGAGCGGCAGCCGATACCTCGCGCCCACACCCGAGGACGACCGCCCCCCGCCGGAGCGTCGGCGCATCAACGCGGAGATCACTGAAGAGCTGAACCGACGCCTCGGGCTTTCGATCACCGATGCGTTCTGCGGGTTCAAGGCGTACAGGATCGACGCCGTTCGGTCTCTGACGCTCACGGTCGATGGATACGCCTTCCCGCTCCAGTTCTGGGTGCAGGCAGTCGCTTCGGGGCTTCGCATCAGCGAGATCCCCGTCAAACTGATCTACAACGATCTGAATCGATCCTTCGGCGGACCGCTCGACAACCAGCAGATCCGTCTGGCCCATTACCGCACGGTGCTCTACAAAGAGCTCGAACGCTGCGCAGACAGACTCCTGCCGTCCGCGCTGCTCGGGCTCGCCCACCCCGCCCCTGGAGCATCCGCCTGA
- a CDS encoding ribosomal protein L7/L12, with the protein MGLFGRNNDAILNVRLARIEQKLDAIIESLGIEVPDRMTMPAGVALNPEAVEEIRALILSNRKIEAVKRVRDLTGLGLKEALDLVEAGL; encoded by the coding sequence ATGGGTCTCTTCGGCAGAAACAACGACGCCATCCTCAATGTTCGGCTCGCGCGCATCGAGCAGAAACTCGATGCCATCATCGAGTCGCTGGGGATCGAGGTCCCGGACCGAATGACCATGCCCGCAGGGGTCGCGCTGAACCCCGAGGCGGTCGAGGAGATACGAGCCCTCATCCTCTCGAACCGCAAGATCGAAGCGGTGAAGCGCGTGCGTGATCTGACCGGGCTCGGCCTGAAAGAGGCCCTGGACCTCGTCGAGGCCGGCCTCTGA
- a CDS encoding carboxymuconolactone decarboxylase family protein, whose amino-acid sequence MARLSLIDPASSTGKVKEILDGPLAGKHFNIFKAMANSPAALQAYLGLSGALGHGGLSGKEREVVQLAVGSLNGCGYCEAAHTAIGKSVGLTEAQTIEARRGTMSDPKLNALARFTVAIHEKRGHISDDDIRAFKSAGYGDGHIAEVVAGYALAVYTNYFNHIAQTPIDFPPAPSI is encoded by the coding sequence ATGGCCCGCCTGTCATTGATCGATCCCGCCTCGTCCACCGGCAAGGTCAAGGAGATTCTGGACGGGCCTCTGGCCGGGAAGCACTTCAATATCTTCAAGGCCATGGCCAACTCGCCGGCCGCCCTGCAGGCATATCTCGGGTTGTCCGGCGCGCTCGGCCATGGCGGGCTCAGCGGCAAGGAGCGTGAAGTGGTTCAGTTGGCTGTCGGCTCGCTGAACGGCTGCGGATACTGCGAGGCGGCCCACACGGCGATCGGGAAGTCCGTCGGGCTGACCGAGGCACAGACGATCGAAGCGCGGCGCGGCACCATGAGCGATCCGAAACTCAACGCGCTCGCGCGGTTCACCGTTGCGATCCACGAGAAGCGCGGCCACATCAGCGACGACGACATCCGGGCCTTCAAGAGCGCCGGGTACGGCGATGGCCATATCGCCGAGGTCGTGGCCGGGTACGCGCTGGCGGTCTACACCAACTACTTCAATCACATCGCGCAGACACCGATCGATTTCCCGCCCGCTCCGAGCATCTGA
- a CDS encoding sigma-70 family RNA polymerase sigma factor, with protein MPDSSAAAFRTTRWSLVLRAQGSGTELDQLLRLYWRPVYAWLRRQRRSRHDASDLTQSFICDVVLARDLLAKAEKGRGRFRSYLLTALSRFLIDEHRHRTASTRAPATPVRSLDAPAFAHPERGRPLLDAAEPSPTDDPVRAFERQWATTVIELALERFERKCVEEGLDAQHTAFMLNVVAPATRGSKSQSLEALAKSLGLSDWTKAGSTIQTAKRRFRRELERVVLETLEDPRDLADELRAIRDALKQ; from the coding sequence ATGCCTGATTCGTCGGCCGCCGCCTTTCGCACCACACGATGGTCGCTGGTGCTGAGGGCCCAGGGGAGCGGGACCGAACTCGACCAGCTCCTTCGCCTCTACTGGCGGCCTGTCTACGCGTGGCTCCGACGTCAGCGCCGATCCAGGCACGACGCATCGGACCTCACACAGTCCTTCATCTGCGATGTTGTGCTCGCCCGCGATCTCTTGGCAAAGGCCGAGAAGGGAAGGGGACGGTTCCGGTCGTACCTGCTCACCGCGCTCTCCCGATTCCTGATAGACGAACACCGCCACCGGACGGCCTCGACCCGCGCGCCGGCCACGCCCGTGCGCTCGCTCGACGCGCCCGCCTTCGCGCACCCCGAGCGAGGCAGACCGCTCCTCGACGCCGCGGAGCCCTCTCCGACGGATGATCCTGTCAGAGCGTTCGAACGCCAATGGGCGACAACCGTGATCGAACTCGCGCTCGAACGCTTCGAGCGGAAGTGTGTCGAAGAAGGGCTGGATGCGCAGCACACGGCGTTCATGCTCAACGTCGTCGCGCCCGCGACGCGAGGGAGCAAGAGCCAGTCTCTCGAAGCCCTGGCCAAGTCTCTCGGCTTGAGCGATTGGACCAAGGCCGGATCGACGATCCAGACCGCCAAGCGACGCTTCCGCAGGGAACTCGAGCGCGTGGTCCTAGAGACGCTCGAAGACCCCCGCGATCTCGCAGACGAGTTGCGAGCGATCCGAGATGCGCTCAAGCAGTGA
- a CDS encoding serine/threonine protein kinase: MSERSEEDWNGFPVSRDEPPKEPVRAEFGPGDEGALTADAAGQLMEDVFSEDLDAPGLVLSASPRIGEYSIVRTIASGGMGTVYEARQENPHRSVALKVLKSNAMSPTNLRRFQSECAILGKLRHPAIATIFGAGVHRDEPTGSSLPYFAMELIPLARPITLYASDRGLELDRKLRLFLHVCDGVHHGNRQGVVHRDLKPANILVDDTGWPKIIDFGIAKTTDADVAATTSTDMGQVLGTIQYMSPEQCHGDPLMLDARADVYALGVVLYELVCGQLPYKVSELPVHQAMKVVTDEVPPRPRSVSRAISRDLDAIVMRALEKDPSKRYQSVQDLAEDIRRCLAGHAVHASAGGAAGRLVREVFKRRALLPVVILGGLAVMLAVSLIVQVADVVRAGAVVAAMLLPAAGLGAAALGLRRERDELRAKQNHTGQLLAGERARRRGAENERASVEKELMALKRMTRRLLRDMDDALRQSRADPALRARLRKMIRERLVFKPGEAGKGHILAEPPTKTFAERIEERP; this comes from the coding sequence ATGTCCGAGCGAAGCGAAGAAGACTGGAACGGGTTTCCGGTGTCGCGTGACGAGCCGCCGAAAGAGCCGGTGCGCGCCGAGTTCGGGCCGGGCGATGAGGGCGCACTGACCGCCGATGCCGCGGGGCAGTTGATGGAGGATGTGTTCTCGGAGGACCTGGATGCGCCGGGGCTTGTGCTCTCGGCTTCGCCCCGGATCGGTGAGTACTCGATCGTGCGGACGATCGCCTCCGGCGGCATGGGGACCGTGTACGAGGCGCGCCAGGAGAACCCTCACCGCAGCGTCGCGCTCAAGGTGCTCAAATCCAACGCGATGTCGCCGACCAATCTGCGTCGCTTCCAGAGCGAGTGCGCGATCCTCGGGAAGCTGCGTCACCCGGCGATCGCGACGATCTTCGGCGCGGGCGTGCATCGAGACGAGCCGACAGGATCGAGTCTGCCCTATTTCGCGATGGAGCTGATCCCGCTGGCAAGGCCGATCACGCTCTACGCCTCTGATCGCGGGCTCGAACTCGACCGGAAGCTGCGGCTCTTCCTGCATGTCTGCGACGGCGTCCATCACGGGAACCGCCAGGGCGTGGTGCATCGCGACCTCAAGCCGGCGAACATCCTTGTGGACGACACGGGCTGGCCGAAGATCATCGATTTCGGCATCGCCAAGACGACCGACGCGGATGTCGCCGCGACGACCAGCACGGACATGGGGCAGGTGCTCGGCACGATCCAGTACATGTCGCCGGAGCAGTGCCACGGCGATCCGTTGATGCTCGACGCCCGGGCGGATGTCTACGCGCTCGGCGTGGTGCTGTACGAGCTTGTGTGCGGGCAGTTGCCATACAAGGTGTCCGAGTTGCCTGTGCACCAGGCGATGAAGGTGGTGACCGATGAGGTCCCGCCTCGCCCGCGCAGTGTTTCGAGGGCGATCAGCCGCGATCTGGACGCGATCGTGATGCGTGCGCTCGAGAAGGATCCCTCGAAGCGGTACCAGAGCGTGCAGGATCTGGCAGAGGACATCCGCCGCTGTCTCGCCGGGCATGCCGTCCACGCGAGCGCGGGGGGCGCGGCGGGGCGGCTGGTTCGTGAGGTCTTCAAGCGCCGTGCCCTGCTGCCTGTGGTGATCCTCGGCGGACTGGCGGTGATGCTGGCGGTCTCGCTCATCGTGCAGGTTGCCGATGTCGTCCGCGCGGGGGCTGTTGTTGCGGCGATGCTGCTTCCTGCTGCGGGGCTCGGAGCGGCTGCGCTCGGGCTGCGGCGCGAACGCGACGAGCTCCGCGCGAAACAGAACCACACGGGGCAACTTCTGGCGGGCGAGCGTGCCCGGCGGCGCGGCGCGGAGAACGAGCGGGCATCGGTCGAGAAAGAACTGATGGCCTTGAAGCGGATGACGCGCCGGCTTCTCCGCGACATGGACGATGCGCTCCGGCAGTCCAGGGCGGATCCGGCGTTGCGCGCCCGGCTCCGCAAGATGATCCGCGAGCGGCTGGTCTTCAAGCCGGGCGAGGCGGGCAAGGGGCACATCCTCGCCGAGCCGCCCACCAAGACATTCGCCGAGAGGATCGAGGAGCGCCCGTGA
- the neuC gene encoding UDP-N-acetylglucosamine 2-epimerase (hydrolyzing), with translation MIGDGWDGEPSVRPGEYAEPLGAPSAGTKRILVVTGSRADFGLLVPVMREIETKPGLELLVVAAGSHLVTPALTYRDVKKLFPVADAAIMQTPGRTTRLDDAEATGRGVHRFARIYRRLQPTWVLVLGDRIEAFAAASAAAIAGIPIAHIHGGDRAEGVADESLRHAITKLAHLHLAATAASAQRIVRMGERPETVHIVGSPAIDGLSRVQPMSDDASRSFGDPDTLLLMHPIGRPAEHEEASVCGVIDALSGRRVLALDPNLDPGRDGIMRALDASSTSAIVHRLAHMERPLFLSLLKRLAVSGGLIVGNSSAALIEAAALKLPAVNVGPRQAGRERPPNVVDAPSETTHEVRQAIQLAMSIDREAITHPYGDGHSGARIADLLAQAPLPDERTLRKRNAY, from the coding sequence ATGATCGGCGACGGCTGGGATGGCGAACCCTCGGTCCGACCCGGCGAGTACGCCGAGCCGCTCGGCGCGCCGAGCGCGGGCACCAAGCGAATCCTCGTGGTCACCGGCTCGCGCGCCGACTTCGGCCTCCTCGTCCCCGTCATGCGCGAGATCGAGACCAAGCCGGGGCTCGAACTCCTCGTCGTCGCCGCGGGCTCCCACCTCGTCACGCCCGCACTCACCTATCGCGACGTCAAGAAGCTCTTCCCCGTCGCCGACGCCGCGATCATGCAGACACCCGGGCGCACCACGCGTCTCGATGATGCCGAAGCCACCGGCCGGGGCGTCCACCGCTTCGCCCGCATCTACCGCCGTCTTCAGCCGACCTGGGTCCTCGTCCTCGGCGATCGCATCGAGGCCTTCGCCGCCGCGTCCGCCGCGGCGATCGCCGGCATCCCCATCGCGCACATCCACGGCGGCGACCGCGCCGAGGGAGTCGCCGACGAATCGCTCCGCCACGCCATCACCAAGCTCGCGCACCTGCACCTCGCGGCGACCGCCGCGTCGGCGCAGCGGATCGTCCGCATGGGCGAACGCCCCGAGACCGTTCACATCGTGGGTTCCCCGGCGATCGACGGCCTCTCGCGTGTCCAGCCGATGAGCGACGATGCGTCACGATCATTCGGCGATCCGGACACGCTCCTGCTCATGCATCCGATCGGCCGACCCGCGGAGCACGAAGAGGCGAGCGTGTGCGGCGTCATCGATGCCCTTTCCGGCAGGCGCGTCCTCGCCCTCGATCCAAACCTCGATCCAGGGCGCGACGGCATCATGCGGGCCCTCGACGCGAGCTCGACCTCTGCGATCGTGCATCGCCTGGCCCACATGGAGCGCCCGCTCTTTCTCTCGTTGCTGAAGCGGCTCGCGGTCTCGGGAGGGCTGATCGTCGGTAACTCATCCGCAGCATTGATCGAGGCCGCGGCCCTCAAACTCCCCGCGGTCAACGTCGGCCCGAGACAAGCGGGGCGGGAGCGTCCTCCGAATGTCGTGGATGCACCCTCGGAGACAACGCACGAGGTTCGCCAGGCGATCCAGCTCGCGATGTCGATCGATCGCGAGGCGATCACGCATCCGTACGGCGACGGCCACAGCGGCGCGAGAATCGCCGATCTGCTGGCCCAGGCACCGCTTCCCGATGAACGCACGCTCAGAAAGCGGAACGCGTACTGA
- a CDS encoding nicotinate-nicotinamide nucleotide adenylyltransferase, with product MSKRSAKPAASATRPAQRGTPGEAPITPLEIPRNVKTLVVFGGSFDPPHFMHIAAPIMTVVRMYGPKEGWLLYVPAARSPHKQSVVAPDDHRLAMLRLAIDIPGPRSIWTDELDRARWQREHKRKPSPSYTIDTLRRLHSIVPARVKLRLLIGSDQVWEFHRWKEPREIIRLAEPLVLAREPTGSVSSVYAALDDEFWTREEKREWCARLAPNFPLEAASTSVRLAIPGAPHNAEAWKRRKALRDIPTPVARHIIASNLYGFRAGTPRDLAPEEMPQTLTGDTPGTMERVRNSLILQLAKNVASPTGSRKRKRRPKPTSKPHGARTPRNTLQNKKSLRSKNR from the coding sequence GTGAGCAAACGATCCGCAAAGCCCGCTGCCTCCGCAACACGTCCCGCCCAACGTGGCACACCCGGCGAGGCCCCCATCACACCCCTCGAAATCCCCCGCAATGTGAAGACCCTCGTCGTCTTCGGCGGCTCGTTCGATCCCCCCCACTTCATGCACATCGCGGCACCGATCATGACCGTGGTCCGAATGTACGGGCCGAAGGAAGGGTGGCTCCTGTATGTGCCCGCAGCCCGCAGCCCACACAAACAGTCCGTCGTCGCCCCTGATGACCATCGGCTCGCGATGCTCCGCCTTGCCATCGACATCCCCGGGCCGCGCTCGATCTGGACCGACGAGCTCGATCGCGCCCGCTGGCAACGTGAGCACAAACGCAAGCCGTCTCCCTCCTACACCATCGACACGCTCCGGCGCCTGCACAGCATCGTTCCCGCTCGCGTCAAGCTCCGCTTGCTGATCGGCTCCGATCAGGTGTGGGAGTTCCACCGCTGGAAAGAGCCGCGCGAGATCATCCGGCTGGCCGAGCCGCTCGTGCTGGCGCGCGAGCCGACGGGAAGCGTCAGTTCGGTGTATGCCGCGCTCGACGACGAGTTCTGGACGCGTGAAGAGAAACGCGAGTGGTGCGCGCGGTTGGCTCCCAACTTCCCGCTTGAAGCGGCATCGACCTCAGTGCGGCTCGCGATTCCCGGCGCGCCCCACAACGCCGAAGCATGGAAGCGCCGGAAGGCCCTCCGCGATATCCCTACTCCCGTCGCTCGCCACATCATCGCTTCCAACCTCTACGGGTTTCGCGCCGGCACACCGCGCGACCTCGCGCCAGAAGAGATGCCGCAGACGCTGACGGGCGACACGCCCGGTACGATGGAGCGGGTGCGAAACTCGCTGATCCTGCAGCTCGCGAAGAACGTCGCATCGCCGACCGGCTCCAGGAAGCGAAAGCGGCGCCCGAAACCGACTTCAAAGCCCCATGGCGCACGCACGCCTCGCAACACACTCCAGAACAAGAAGTCCTTAAGGAGCAAGAACCGATGA